Genomic DNA from Aggregatilinea lenta:
ACCTATCGCGCCATGATCTCTGCCGCGACGGACCTGCTCGGCATGGTCGTAGATGCGATAGACGTGTCGTCAAACAACGGCGACCAGATCGTTAGTTCTCCTGCCAGGGAGAGTGTCGATACACTCCCCAACGGCGACGCAGACGCAACCCACCACTTTGCTGCGCAAATGAGCACCGCTCAGTTTTCAGCTGATGCAACTGAGAACGGAGCAACCATGAACCTCGAACAAGCTTTGAACGCGTACCTGGCGGTGGATCGCGCACCGCAAACGCGGGAAACGTACACGCAGTTCCTGACCCAGTTCGTGAACGCGATCGGTCCTGGTCGTCCGCTGGATCTCATCGCACCGGAGGACCTGGACGCCTTCGTGACCGACATGCACACGCGGCGCACCAAGTACGCGGATCATCCGCGCCGTCCGACGGTGAATAAGCCCCTGGCCAGCGCAACGGTCTACAAGAACGTGAAGATGATCAAGGCGTTCTTCAACTGGTGCGTCAAGCGCGGTTATCTCATCCAGTCGCCGGCGCGCTTCCTGGTCAATTCGCGCCCAAATCTGCCGCTAGGACGCGGCAAAGCAGCAACGGACAGGGAATACCAGCTCATGCTGGCAGCAGCGCGTTTCCGGCCCCGTGAACTGGCCA
This window encodes:
- a CDS encoding site-specific integrase; the encoded protein is MQSPSLGDVSERLAHHFDDPETILTYRAMISAATDLLGMVVDAIDVSSNNGDQIVSSPARESVDTLPNGDADATHHFAAQMSTAQFSADATENGATMNLEQALNAYLAVDRAPQTRETYTQFLTQFVNAIGPGRPLDLIAPEDLDAFVTDMHTRRTKYADHPRRPTVNKPLASATVYKNVKMIKAFFNWCVKRGYLIQSPARFLVNSRPNLPLGRGKAATDREYQLMLAAARFRPRELAIVMLLGTSGCRAGELASLQLQDVDWEGCTAMVNGKGES